The following are encoded together in the Humulus lupulus chromosome 5, drHumLupu1.1, whole genome shotgun sequence genome:
- the LOC133834394 gene encoding uncharacterized protein LOC133834394, whose translation MFLFLAEEMSQPEGSLRGVVFGGNPPAGPRLKRLRESKSSAGTSTKSPAKEKEKAPPSQGAGAILPVARTGPMPPPPQRSPLAVQDGVREIGNPATAVPDVRIPVDHQDLERMPEAFRGTVYESASYAVSHFYKLKERELRAIESTSPIRVMESSMDMTLTGIAAVYRGIARTKAQLEGMEADRQTALQEAQEAKDALAASKAELKKIRSKNQELKNSLTASRTDLEAAKTEAQAAQAALEAERVVSEQSLQDLFYNCWSHNPDADFSFMPPDLWAFLLPKLQARLNKEAPPSETGEAFAAAGQDDTATSRGPTDGA comes from the exons atgtttttgttcttagcagaagagatgtctcagcccgaaggtAGTCTACGGGGCGTGGTGTTCGGCGGgaaccccccagcggggccgaggctAAAAAGGCTCCgggagtccaagagctcggcaggaacctccaccaaatccccggctaaggagaaggagaaagcccctccatcccagggcgcgggggcgatccttcctgtcgccaggacaggacccatgcccccgccaccccaacgatctccactagccGTCCAGGACGGGGTAAGGGAGATCGGGAATCCGGCCACAGCAGTCCCGGATGTGCGCATCCCGGTCGATCATCAGGACCTGGAGAGGATGCCGGAAGCATTCCGGGGAACGGtatatgagtcggcgagctatgccgtcagccatttctacaagctCAAGGAGAGGGAGCTCCGGGCAATTGAATCAACGAGCCCGATCCGAGTTATGGAATCTTcaatggacatgaccctaacg GGTATTGCTGCCGTGTACAGAGGCattgccaggaccaaggcccaacTCGAGGGTATGGAGGCTGATCGCCAGACCGCGCTTCAGGAGGCCCAGGAGGCAAaagacgcgctggcggcctccAAAGCCGAACTGAAGAAAATCCGCTCcaagaaccaagagcttaaaaactccctaaCCGCGTCGCGGACggatctcgaggcagcgaagaccgaggcccaggccgcacaggccgccctggaagccgagcgggtcgtttcggagcagtccttacaagacctgttctacAACTgttggtcccacaatccggacgcggattTTTCTTTCATGCCCCCGGATCTCTGGGCGTTTTTgttgccgaagctccaagcccgcctaaataaggaggctcctccctcggagactggagaggcctttgCCGCGGCGGGGCAGGACGATACCGCGACCTCCagagggccaactgatggggcttag